TAGGAACCACCGAAGGAATTCAGTTGAACTCCCTGCGCGGTACAGCGTGGAACAGACAGAAATCGAAGGTGAAAAGGGAAGTCACGGCCTTGATTGGCGAACTCTCGAATCTCTATGGCTCAAGAGAAGTGACCTCGGGAATTTCTCTGACTGGAGAAAGCGAGATGGAGAAGAGCTTTCGAGAAAGCTTTCCCTATGTTGAAACAGAAGACCAGCAAAAAGCTGTCGAAGAAGTTCTTGAAGACCTTGGAAGCAACAAGCCTATGGACAGACTTATAAGCGGAGATGCCGGGTACGGAAAGACAGAAGTTGCGTTACGGGCTATTTTCAGAACGATTGTCTCTGGAAAACAGGTTGCCGTGATGGTTCCCACAACAGTGCTTGCGCGTCAGCACTACGACAACTTCGAGGGTCGGCTCAGTCCATTTGGAATAAGAGTCGAGATACTCGACAGATACCGAACCGATACACAGAGAGGCAGGCTTCTGAAGAAACTGAAGAACGGCGAAGTCGATGTGGTCGTTGGAACCCACTCTTTGCTATCCAAAGAGGTGGGGTTTGCAGATCTGGGTCTCATTGTCGTGGACGAAGAACAGCTGTTCGGGGTTCTACAGAAGGAACACTTTAAAAAGCTGAGATTGCAGATCAATGTTCTGTCAATGAGTGCAACACCAATACCCAGAACACTGTATATGTCTCTTTCGGGCTTGAGAGATCTCTCGATAATATCTACACCTCCTTCCGGAAGAACTTCCCCGGAGATTTACGTAGGAGCAATCAACGATAGATTGATAAGAACGGCAGTGCTTAGGGAGACCAATAGAGGCGGACAGACGATTTTCGTTCACAATAGAGTCACCGAATTACCCGAACTACTTTCGAAATTGAGGAGCCTTCTTCCTGAAGTCAGGGTTGAGGTCGCCCACGGCCAGATGAACAAAACCGCTTTTGAGCGCACCATTAGGGACTTCTATCTTGGCGAACTGGACATGCTTCTATGTACTACGATAATTGAAAGCGGAGTCGACGTACCGAACGCGAATACCCTGATCGTCGATGATTCGCAAAGGTACGGCCTTGCTCAGCTTTATCAGCTGAGGGGTAGGGTAGGTAGAAGCAATCGAAGAGCTTTCTCTTACTTCCTCTATGATCCAAAGAGGCTCTCAGATCCTTCCAGAGAAAGGCTGAAGGCACTGAAGGAGTTCTCAGGTGCGGGAAGTGGAATGAAGATCGCAATGCGTGATCTTGAAATAAGGGGATTTGGTACGCTGCTCGGTGCGGAACAGCATGGAAATATAAACTCCGTAGGACTTTACTTGTATCGAGAGATGGTGGAAAAGGCGATGAGAGAACTCCGCGGAGAAGAGGATATTGGAGTTGAGGAACGCGCGGTCGACACAGAACTGAAGAATATCCCGTTTGACATGGTTATTCCCGAAGATTATGTATCCGACTCGATTGAAAGATTGAAGATCTATCGGAGAATCGCAGTCTGTAAAGAGGAGAATGAGATAAATGAACTTGAAAGCGAGCTCATCGACAGATTCGGTCGCCTTCCCTATCAAGTTACTTCTCTTCTCGATGCCTCACGCGTAAGACTAGGAGCATTTAAGATCGGAATAAGTTCGGTTGAATATGATTCTTATTCGGAGAGCATTATTATGGTTCACGGTGAGAATCATATACGTGAGTCGCTTGGGATAAAGGGACGAAGGCTTGTAGTAAACGAGCGTGAAGGAAAGTCGATTCTGTATGGAGTACCGGAGAGACATCTAATGAAGACACTGAAAACTCTTTTCCTTGGAGCTGAGAGAGTTGTTCAATGATCGAATCTGTGCTTTATCTACTCCCAGAGGTATTTCTGCAACGGCTGTAATACGATGTTCTGGAAAAGGAACAGTCGAAAGCCTGCAAAATCTACTGCCTGGTACGGCTCTTCTCCAGCACAGAAGGGCACAACTGGCAACGTTTGCCCAAGATGATCGTTACATCGACGAGGTTGTCGTCACTTTCTTCAAAGGACCGGCTTCATACACGGGTGAGGATCTTGTAGAGCTTTCCTTTCACGGCAATCCTCTGATAGTTGAAAACGCTCTTAAGGCGCTATTTGCAGTGGGTTTCAGAATGGCTTTGCCAGGGGAGTTCACGAAGCGGGCGGTTCTGAATGGCAAATTCGACCTCATTCGTGCCGAAGCAATTAACGCCCTGATAACTTCAAAGACAGAAAAGGCTCTTGAAGCTGCAATCAAGAGCTTCAGAGGCGATTTATCTGAAGAAGTGATTTCATTCAGAGCGAAGATAATTGAGCTCCTTGCGACAGTAGAGGTGGAGCTCAACTATCCCGAGGAGATTGAGACGGATTACTCCTCTCTTCTTGAAAACCTTTTAGATCTCAGAAAAAGGATCGCCGAGTTTATTGCCAGCTCTCAGAACGGCATTGTGATCTCACAGGGAATTAAAACGGCAATCGTAGGCGAGACAAACGTTGGAAAATCCACATTGCTGAACGCATTGTTGAAACGAGACAGGGCAATCGTATCTGATCTTCCTGGAACGACGAGAGATACGATAGAGGAAGACCTAAATATCGAGGGTGTGCTCTTCCGCGTAGTCGATACTGCCGGTATAAGAGAGGCAGAAGATGAAATCGAAGAACTTGGGATCGAAAGAACCCTTGAAGCCATTGAAGAATCAGAATTAGTGATCCTATTACATGACCCTCATAACTACACTGACAAAGACCTCGAGGAGGCTCTCAAGAAGAAGGGAAAGCGACTGATTGTCGCGGCAAACAAGTCAGACATACGCACAGTAGAAAAGGGTTCTTACGATATCATATTAAGCGCAAGAACCGGAGAGGGCCTGAAAGACCTCGAAAGACTTATGCTGAAGCTTACCGAAGACATAACTTCTATTGGAAATGAAGTGATTATTAGTGCCAGACAGAAGCAGAAGCTCTCGGACGCTATGGATTTCATTGGCCGATCGATAGAGGCTATTGAAAAC
The Mesotoga sp. BH458_6_3_2_1 DNA segment above includes these coding regions:
- the mfd gene encoding transcription-repair coupling factor — encoded protein: MERVLHKVNDPISWIEKEAKSNSRSIVIFPSERMLESFVDIHEKREGDGFFFSHDVFPFEEIGTSPRIRSERLALLRKLLLRELRTVYTSFHGILRKTVPIDVFETLSLKVEVGGPFTLNEDQLQSLGYSRSFSVTIPGEFAIRGGIVDIFVPGTERPIRIDTFDREIESIRRFDPASQKSLDRLIDAYITPAAEGITSSPYRELALKRISAAEKAIGSKDEILFDRLDTMDTTAGIFYERQSILLDFLDDYKVIFVKPDDAILEFGRRERETLELLSDKAVRKFLYIRYGGISSEVLMKLREYSIVSDDRVSSLDYDTEISEELEIIKRPRREEEFLPRIPVVDWTELEEGDYVVHKEYGIGRYLGVRTVENILGTREYLLLEYRDNNKIYVPVDRVDRVHKYIGTTEGIQLNSLRGTAWNRQKSKVKREVTALIGELSNLYGSREVTSGISLTGESEMEKSFRESFPYVETEDQQKAVEEVLEDLGSNKPMDRLISGDAGYGKTEVALRAIFRTIVSGKQVAVMVPTTVLARQHYDNFEGRLSPFGIRVEILDRYRTDTQRGRLLKKLKNGEVDVVVGTHSLLSKEVGFADLGLIVVDEEQLFGVLQKEHFKKLRLQINVLSMSATPIPRTLYMSLSGLRDLSIISTPPSGRTSPEIYVGAINDRLIRTAVLRETNRGGQTIFVHNRVTELPELLSKLRSLLPEVRVEVAHGQMNKTAFERTIRDFYLGELDMLLCTTIIESGVDVPNANTLIVDDSQRYGLAQLYQLRGRVGRSNRRAFSYFLYDPKRLSDPSRERLKALKEFSGAGSGMKIAMRDLEIRGFGTLLGAEQHGNINSVGLYLYREMVEKAMRELRGEEDIGVEERAVDTELKNIPFDMVIPEDYVSDSIERLKIYRRIAVCKEENEINELESELIDRFGRLPYQVTSLLDASRVRLGAFKIGISSVEYDSYSESIIMVHGENHIRESLGIKGRRLVVNEREGKSILYGVPERHLMKTLKTLFLGAERVVQ
- the mnmE gene encoding tRNA uridine-5-carboxymethylaminomethyl(34) synthesis GTPase MnmE, which codes for MFNDRICALSTPRGISATAVIRCSGKGTVESLQNLLPGTALLQHRRAQLATFAQDDRYIDEVVVTFFKGPASYTGEDLVELSFHGNPLIVENALKALFAVGFRMALPGEFTKRAVLNGKFDLIRAEAINALITSKTEKALEAAIKSFRGDLSEEVISFRAKIIELLATVEVELNYPEEIETDYSSLLENLLDLRKRIAEFIASSQNGIVISQGIKTAIVGETNVGKSTLLNALLKRDRAIVSDLPGTTRDTIEEDLNIEGVLFRVVDTAGIREAEDEIEELGIERTLEAIEESELVILLHDPHNYTDKDLEEALKKKGKRLIVAANKSDIRTVEKGSYDIILSARTGEGLKDLERLMLKLTEDITSIGNEVIISARQKQKLSDAMDFIGRSIEAIENGMTVDVTGTMIEQAARSLDDLLGTNVTEDLLERIFSDFCVGK